From a region of the Phragmites australis chromosome 21, lpPhrAust1.1, whole genome shotgun sequence genome:
- the LOC133903052 gene encoding C-terminal binding protein AN-like, producing the protein MLHGPAHSASPAAAAAAAAGVGGGAGQPLVVTLNCLEDPSVEQEALAGAAAVEHAPLSALSAGRVEAAAAVLLPSLAFLPRAAQRRLRPWQLLLCLSSPDRAADAAAAAELGLRLVQVDANRAEEVADTVMALFLGLLRRTHLLSRHASSSAPAAGWLGSVQPLCRGMRRCRGLVLGIVGVSAAARCLATRSLAFRMSVLYFDPLYEATGKPKRPSIVFPSTARRMDTLNDLLAASDLVSLHCALTNDTTHILDAERLQHIKPGAFIVNTGSCQLIDDCALKELLIDGTIAGCALDGAEGPQWMEAWVREMPNVLILPRSADYSEEVWMEIREKAIAILQSFFYDGVVPSNAISDEDNDASEVGCEDDQLVKKEKERALQVCDGEQQTEESQLTTETDKRRAISQPEEPQASGQSGFRSEGRRSRSGKKGKKRSARRSSQQKMDELSTVEGGSNYSSRRDDDNQVLSSSSRFASPEDSKNKQKSSVESPMEIISENKLPAGLCRKPPEMLKEGFVIALKTRDNSGFYVSRERVTGGGWYLDAVPSATKRDPAAQFLVTFRNKDTMGLRSFVAGGKLLQANKTEFVFASHSFDVWESWMLEGSLSECCKLVNRRNSLAVLEVYIEVLAARNEEDGVTRWLD; encoded by the exons ATGCTGCACGGCCCGGCCCACTCCGCATcgcccgcggccgcggccgccgccgccgccggggttggcggcggcgcggggcagCCGCTGGTGGTGACACTCAACTGCCTCGAGGACCCGTCGGTGGAGCAGGAGGCGCtggcgggggcggcggctgtGGAGCACGCGCCGCTCTCGGCGCTCTCCGCGGGCCGCgtggaggccgccgccgccgtgctcctcCCTTCGCTCGCCTTCCTCCCTCGCGCCGCGCAGCGCCGGCTCCGGCCCTGGCAGCTGCTGCTCTGCCTCAGCTCCCCCGACCGCGCCGCggacgccgccgctgccgccgagcTCGGGCTCCGCCTCGTCCAGGTCGACGCCAACCGCGCCGAGGAGGTCGCCGACACCGTCATGGCGCTATTCCTGGGACTCCTCCGCCGCACCCACCTGCTGTCCCGCCAcgcctcctcctcggcaccCGCCGCCGGGTGGCTCGGTTCCGTCCAGCCCCTGTGCCGGGGCATGCGGCGATGCCGGGGGCTCGTGCTCGGAATCGTCGGCGTCTCCGCTGCCGCGCGATGCCTCGCCACACGCAGCCTCGCCTTCCGCATGAGCGTCCTCTACTTCGATCCGCTGTACGAG GCTACTGGGAAACCAAAGCGGCCATCTATTGTATTTCCGTCTACTGCCAGAAGAATGGATACTCTCAATGATTTATTGGCAGCAAGTGATCTTGTCTCACTTCACTGTGCATTGACAAATGATACAACACATATACTTGATGCCGAGCGCCTGCAGCACATAAAGCCTG GAGCTTTCATAGTCAACACCGGTAGCTGTCAGCTCATAGATGACTGTGCTCTCAAAGAACTGTTGATTGATGGAACTATAGCTGGATGTGCATTGGATGGAGCTGAAGGTCCACAATGGATGGAAGCATGG GTACGCGAGATGCCAAATGTATTAATTCTTCCTCGCAGTGCGGACTACAGTGAAGAAGTGTGGATGGAGATCAGAGAGAAAGCGATCGCAATATTGCAGTCCTTTTTCTATGATGGTGTTGTTCCAAGCAATGCTATTTCTGATGAAGATAACGACGCAAGCGAAGTTGGATGTGAAGATGATCAACTAgttaagaaagaaaaagaacgtGCTTTACAAGTTTGCGATGGTGAACAGCAGACAGAAGAAAGCCAATTAACTACAGAAACTGACAAGAGAAGAGCCATTTCCCAGCCTgaagagcctcaagcttcaGGACAGTCTGGCTTCAGATCAGAAGGAAGGCGCAGCCGATCtggaaagaaagggaaaaagagATCAGCTCGCCGTAGCTCACAACAGAAAATGGATGAATTGTCAACTGTAGAAGGAGGAAGTAACTATTCCTCACGTAGAGATGATGATAACCAAGTGTTAAGTTCTAGTTCACGGTTTGCTTCGCCTGAGGACTCCAAAAATAAGCAGAAATCTTCTGTTGAATCTCCAATGGAAATAATTTCTGAAAATAAGTTACCTGCAGGGCTTTGTAGAAAGCCTCCTGAAATGCTGAAAGAAGGTTTTGTTATTGCTCTAAAGACGAGAGATAATTCAGGTTTTTATGTTTCAAGAGAGAGGGTCACTGGTGGTGGATGGTATCTTGATGCGGTGCCAAGCGCTACAAAGAGGGATCCTGCCGCTCAGTTCCTAGTCACATTCAGAAACAAG GATACTATGGGTTTGCGATCTTTTGTTGCTGGAGGCAAACTATTGCAG GCTAACAAGACCGAGTTCGTTTTTGCAAGTCATTCTTTTGATGTTTGGGAGAGCTGGATGCTGGAAGGGTCCTTGTCAGAATGTTGCAAACTGGTCAACCGCAGAAATTCTTTG GCCGTATTGGAGGTCTATATTGAGGTCCTGGCAGCTCGGAACGAAGAAGATGGTGTCACTAGGTGGCTTGACTAA
- the LOC133903055 gene encoding uncharacterized protein PAM68-like, producing the protein MAAVLHQAALPTAKANHPWALNSTSSLSPLSRRRRAPTIRSAATDSSISTGAVPSKKKTRKEKQHERRRQQELGQRQRQLMMEASSPAKAGGGGGEGYDDDDELPQPVFDRILRRIMFTVGVPMASGVALLNVYDALKRGQGVDVPSWLPLLTILVSFGTSALGIAYGTLSASWDPEKEGSLLGIDEARANWPVLWKEEIEKEKAKQKKK; encoded by the coding sequence ATGGCGGCCGTACTCCACCAAGCAGCTCTCCCGACCGCAAAAGCCAACCACCCATGGGCGCTTAACTCCACGTCCAGCCTCTCACCACTCTCCAGACGACGACGAGCCCCGACCATCCGCTCGGCGGCCACGGACAGCAGCATCAGCACCGGCGCGGTGCCGTCCAAGAAGAAGACCCGGAAGGAGAAGCAGCAtgagcggcggcggcaacagGAGCTggggcagcggcagcggcagctgATGATGGAAGCGTCGTCGCCCGCCAaggccggcggcggaggcggggaggggtacgacgacgacgacgagctgCCGCAGCCCGTGTTCGACCGCATCCTCCGCCGGATCATGTTCACGGTGGGCGTGCCGATGGCGTCGGGCGTCGCGCTGCTCAACGTGTACGACGCGCTCAAGCGTGGCCAGGGGGTGGACGTGCCGTCGTGGCTGCCGCTGCTCACCATCCTCGTCTCCTTCGGCACGTCGGCGCTCGGCATCGCCTACGGGACGCTGTCGGCGAGCTGGGATCCGGAGAAGGAAGGGTCGCTGCTCGGGATCGACGAGGCCCGGGCCAACTGGCCCGTGCTGTGGAAAGAAGAGATTGAGAAGGAGAAGGCGAAGCAGAAGAAGAAATGA